A region from the Malus domestica chromosome 07, GDT2T_hap1 genome encodes:
- the LOC103439872 gene encoding uncharacterized protein: protein MQPVDEDHKKKNLKRSRSFTFDMPVTDPNLTQSLDDCVLFPLEEIVQYPLPGYIAPTSISFSPDDTIITYLFSPDHTLNRKVFAFDLKTGKQELCFSPPDGGLDESNISPEEKLRRERLRERGLGVTRYEWVKTSSKRKAIMVPLPAGIYFQDLSSSNAELNLPRTSGSPIIDPHLSPDGTMLGYVRDCELHVLNLLYNESIQLTYGARGDVLTHGLAEYIAQEEMDRKNGYWWSLDSKFIAFTEVDSSEIPLFRIMHQGKSSVGSEAQEDHAYPFAGASNVKVRLGVVSSAGGPITWMDLLCGGTGQPDSEDEYLARVNWMHGDTLIAQVMNRSHSRLKILKFDIKTGKRTVLLEEEQGTWVSLHDCFTPLDRGITKFSGGFIWASEKTGFKHLYLHDANGTCLGPITEGDWMVEQIAGVNEAAGLVYFTGTLDGPLESHLYCAKLLTDGNQPLQAPVRLTCSKGKHAVVLDHHMKNFVDIHDSLDSPPKVILCSLHDGSYIMPLYEPSLTVPRFKKLQLEPPELVHLQANDGTTLYAALYKPDETRFGPPPYKTLISVYGGPSVQLVSDSWINTVDMKAQFLRSRGILVWKLDNRGTARRGLKFEGSLKYNCGQVDADDQLTGADWLIEKGLARAGHIGLYGWSYGGYLSAMTLARFPDVFRCAVSGAPVTSWDGYDTFYTEKYMGLPSENEEGYESSSVMHHVHKMKGKLLLVHGMIDENVHFRHTARLVNALVAAGKTYELLIFPDERHMPRRHRDRIYMEERIWEFIERSL from the exons ATGCAACCAGTTGATGAGGATCATAAGAAGAAGAATTTAAAGCGTTCGAGATCATTTACTTTCGACATGCCTGTGACCGACCCTAATTTGACACAAAGTCTTGATGACTGTGTTCTTTTCCCACTTGAAGAGATTGTGCAATACCCGTTGCCGGGATACATTGCTCCCACTTCAATCAGTTTCAGTCCCGATGATACTATTATAACTTATTTGTTCAGTCCTGATCACACATTGAATCGAAAGGTATTTGCTTTCGATCTCAAAACTGGCAAGCAAGAGTTGTGTTTCAGTCCCCCTGATGGCGGACTTGACGAGAGTAATATATCACCGGAGGAAAAGTTGAGGAGAGAGAGGTTGAGGGAGCGCGGGTTGGGAGTGACACGGTATGAATGGGTGAAGACAAGCTCGAAAAGGAAAGCAATCATGGTGCCATTGCCAGCTGGG ATTTATTTCCAGGATCTTTCTAGTTCAAATGCCGAGCTTAATCTTCCGAGGACATCAGGTTCACCAATTATTGATCCACATCTGTCACCAGATGGTACAATGCTCGGTTATGTAAGAGATTGCGAGTTGCACGTTCTTAATTTGTTATACAATGAATCTATACAGTTAACGTATGGTGCCAGAGGAGATGTTTTG ACGCATGGCCTTGCTGAATATATAGCTCAG GAAGAAATGGACCGCAAGAATGGGTACTGGTGGTCTCTAGACAGCAAATTCATTGCATTCACAGAAGTTGATTCTTCTGAGATTCCGCTTTTCAGAATCATGCATCAAGGTAAAAGCTCTGTTGGTTCAGAAGCTCAAGAAGATCATGCCTATCCCTTTGCGGGAGCTTCAAATGTCAAAGTTCGCCTAGGCGTGGTTTCTTCTGCTGGAGGCCCTATTACTTGGATGGATCTTCTGTGTGGGGGAACAGGTCAACCAGATAGTGAGGACGAATATCTGGCAAGAGTAAATTGGATGCATGGAGATACTTTAATAGCTCAGGTTATGAACAGGTCACACAGCAGACTAAAGATCCTTAAATTCGATATTAAAACTGGGAAGCGAACAGTTTTATTGGAAGAAGAACAAGGAACATGGGTTAGCTTACATGACTGCTTCACACCTCTGGACCGAGGaataaccaaattttcgggGGGATTTATCTGGGCGAGTGAGAAAACAGGATTTAAACATCTTTATTTGCATGATGCCAATGGAACATGTTTAGGACCTATCACCGAAGGTGACTGGATGGTTGAGCAGATTGCTGGGGTAAATGAAGCTGCCGGACTTGTTTACTTTACTGGAACCTTAGACGGGCCTTTAGAATCACACCTTTATTGTGCTAAGCTACTCACGGATGGAAACCAACCCTTGCAAGCTCCAGTGAGGTTGACTTGTAGCAAGGGGAAGCATGCGGTGGTGCTTGATCATCATATGAAGAACTTTGTTGATATACATGACTCCCTTGATTCTCCCCCTAAAGTTATACTGTGCTCCTTGCACGATGGAAGCTATATTATGCCTCTGTATGAGCCGTCATTAACGGTTCCAAGATTCAAAAAGCTTCAACTTGAGCCACCGGAGTTAGTTCATTTGCAGGCTAATGATGGAACAACATTGTATGCAGCTCTATACAAGCCTGATGAAACAAGATTTGGACCTCCTCCTTACAAAACTTTGATCAGCGTGTATGGTGGACCGAGCGTGCAGCTCGTCTCTGATTCTTGGATTAATACAGTTGACATGAAAGCGCAGTTTCTCAGAAGCAGAGGCATCTTAGTATGGAAG TTAGATAATAGAGGAACTGCCCGGCGTGGGCTGAAGTTCGAAGGCTCTTTAAAATACAATTGTGGTCAGGTTGATGCCGACGACCAACTGACTGGAGCCGACTGGCTTATAGAAAAAGGGTTAGCACGAGCAGGTCACATTGGATTGTATGGTTGGAGCTATGGCGGATATCTTTCAGCCATGACTCTTGCCAGGTTTCCTGATGTCTTCCGGTGTGCAGTGTCCGGCGCCCCTGTTACATCATGGGATGGGTATGACACATTCTATACCGAGAAATACATGGGCCTGCCTTCTGAGAACGAGGAAGGATACGAGTCTAGCTCCGTGATGCACCATGTGCACAAGATGAAAGGAAAGTTGTTACTTGTCCATGGCATGATCGATGAAAATGTTCATTTCAGGCATACTGCCAGGCTTGTCAATGCACTTGTTGCGGCTGGAAAGACTTACGAGCTATTAATTTTTCCAGACGAACGCCACATGCCACGGCGTCATAGGGATCGGATTTACATGGAAGAGAGAATCTGGGAGTTCATAGAAAGAAGCTTGTGA